In Oryza brachyantha chromosome 1, ObraRS2, whole genome shotgun sequence, the following are encoded in one genomic region:
- the LOC102704667 gene encoding uncharacterized protein LOC102704667: protein MAAPMDHSSSPPLLPDLGSFSDSWPTNKPLARADDVDIDMHPARQCSFDFSPPATLECSEQAAEMADADQMFCDGLLLPLRFIRRLQEGGDDSVGDPKQDAVPALQRSRSLDSSQRMMATMDPASKRKRHQTAWPTSLYSSPSSPRGAATPSSAILGGPHVRLRLPSFGRCGRVLPRRRLSCRHLSFLAPLYQKMASCVGRRSTTTRRFSGRAADESREGKVLCDVGSEHAISDAILHCKKSLQATLGRG from the coding sequence ATGGCTGCACCTATGGATCACTCCAGCtcgcctcccctcctccctgaCCTCGGCAGCTTCTCCGACAGCTGGCCGACTAACAAGCCGCTCGCGCGCGCCGACGACGTCGACATCGATATGCATCCTGCGCGACAGTGCAGCTTCGActtctcgccgccggcgaccctCGAGTGCTCCGAGCAAGCCGCGGAGATGGCCGACGCCGACCAGATGTTCTGCGACGGCCTGCTCCTGCCACTGCGATTCATACGGCGCCTGCaggaaggcggcgacgacagcgtCGGCGACCCCAAGCAGGATGCCGTCCCGGCGCTCCAGCGATCGCGCTCGCTGGACTCATCCCAGAGGATGATGGCGACGATGGACCCCGCGAGCAAGCGCAAGCGCCACCAGACGGCCTGGCCAACGTCGCTGTATTCCTCGCCTTCATCTccccgcggcgcggcgactCCGTCGAGCGCCATACTCGGGGGGCCGCACGTCAGGCTCAGGCTGCCGTCCTTCGGGAGGTGCGGCCGCGTGCTGCCGAGGCGGCGCCTCTCGTGCAGGCACCTGAGCTTCCTTGCACCGCTGTATCAGAAGATGGCGAGCTGCGTTGGGAGGAGAAGCACCACGACGAGGCGCTTCTCCGGACGTGCCGCTGATGAGTCCCGCGAAGGTAAGGTACTGTGCGATGTAGGTTCAGAGCATGCAATCAGTGACGCTATCCTGCACTGCAAAAAATCTCTCCAGGCCACACTGGGCCGAGGCTAA